ATGAAGCCATCCATGGGTTTACGTTTGCGGCTTTCTGTCAAAATGGGCTGAAGAGCATTCACTATGGCATACTCTGGAACAGTCTCACTCCCTATTGCCACTGCAGTGAACCGCTTAAGTTTAAACACTACATCACCGGCGGATTAATGCCTTTCATCATTCTTGGACTAGGGATTACGAGTCTAGCGATCATCCTTGGCAATAGTTTTCTGCTCTTACTAGGTCTTTTAAATATTCTGGCAGCTGGCGGGGATTTGCTCATAGCTGTTTATCTGGTGAAATACCGAAATGCTGTGATTGTTGATCACCCGGATAAGATCGGATTTATCGCCTATCAACATAAAGAAGCCTAATCCATTAAGGACCAGGCTTCTTCTAATTTTTCAAAGTCAAGTACCGTTTCACTCCCTGAGTCATCCTTTTAAAATGAATACCGCCCTAGCGTGATATCCACCGGTTCCCTCATTTGAAAGTGACAGGTACTCTCTCAATTCGACAAAAATTAAGGATAGACAAGCATACATCTCAAAACTCATATCTAATTTTTCTCTTTTGAAATGTTTTCTTCATACAATTCTTTCATCATTTTAGCAATTTGTTCATTATCATAACTTTTGCCTTGATACTCTGCTTCAGCTACTTTTGACATTACTTCTATATAAGAAAAAGCTAAAGCAGTCGTTAATATTGATGCAGTAGAACCACTAATCATCCCGCCTGCAACAGTACCGACTCCTGGTATTAGTTTAAGTAAATTTGATACGATATATCTTCCCAAAAACGTAGCTCCCCCACTGCCACCAATGGAAGCTACAATTCCACTTATTAATGATTTATCTAGGGAAACTCCAAATATTGCTGTTATGTGAGCCAACATCCCCACTTGCATAGGCACTAATATTGCTGCATCAGAAAATGGGATTGGTGTAAATCCAGCCCCAAAACTACCGGCAATATAACTAGTCGACCAAACCCTTGCTTCTCTTACTTTTCTTTCTATATCAACTTTCTGAGCATTATTAAAAGACTTTTTTACCGCTTCAGGTAAGATCTCATATGTTTTTCCGACTAACTCTTTCAGTCCGTATGAAGGAATAGTTATATCTTTCGTTATTTTAAACGGCTGGGCTAAAACTGTTTGAACGCCCCTTACATTGAGATTCATTTCCTCAATGACCTTCTTAAATTCAAGAGCACTTTCACCATAACTTTGCGTCAATACAAGAATTACTGGTACTTTTGCAGCTAATGAATTAATTAATTCTATTTCTGATTCTTCAATTCTATTTGAATTTGCATTTATACAGTACCATATTGCATGAATATATTCTTTTTCATCTTGATTTAAATATAACTCATCAATTTTACCATTAATTTCATTAATAATTTCTTCTTGGATTTCCTCTTTTAACTCTAACCCTTTAGTATCGTATATACAAAGAGGTATTCCGCTTTTTGTAATCTTTCTTAGACGTTGAGTTACTGGTCGTCCAACACCGGTTTCTGCTAGATTTTCTCTAAAAACATTATTAATTAGCGTACTTTTTCCTATTCCTGTTTTACCAATTATCATAATAGTAACTGGCATTAGCTTATTTATTTCTTCCTTAGTCTTATTAAAAATATCGTTAATAATATCATTAGCACCATGTGTAGCCATAATAGCACCTCATTTTTTTATCTTTATAATGATATTCTCTTCTACTTCTTTAGATAGACCAAGTAGGTATATTATCCTAATAACTTAATTTTCTTTTAAATTATCTTATTAGTCAATATTCCCGAGAAATATCAATACTACTTTTTTAACTCTACTAATGAATAAGAAAGCAATAACTATAGTTGCTATGTAGTGATTGGAAATCGACACCGCTCCCTCTGTTATCTCTCATCTCCACATAGAAGAATTGTCCAGCTGTTTCCAAAATGGCAGCCGTCACCCTTCTGGTATGACAGGCTATATATTAATTTCTATAGATTGAAATATCAGATAATTTGGTATATCATTTCTTTATCAAACTAAAGTATACAAGTGGATTTTCTGTTCACCATCGGGAGGGAATTATAACAGCATGACAATATCGACAAAGCACAATGACATAGAAACGATCACTGGGCAAAATTATGTGAATGAAGTATTTGAAACAGTCAAAAAGCGAAATCCGAATGAAACGGAATTTCATCAGGTTGTGAAAGAAATCTTTGATTCACTTGTCCCTGTATTTGCTAGGCATCCAGAATACATGGAGCAAAGTATCCTTGAAAGAATCGTAGAGCCGGAAAGATTGATTACCTTTCGCGTCCCTTGGGTCGATGATTGGGGCAAGGTACAGGTAAATCGCGGGTTTCGGGTGCAGTATAACAGTGCTATCGGCCCCTATAAAGGCGGCTTGAGGTTCCACCCCACTGTTAATGCGAGTATTATTAAATTTCTCGGCTTTGAACAGATTTTTAAAAACGCTCTTACCGGTCAACCGATTGGAGGAGGCAAAGGCGGAGCCGACTTCGATCCTAAAGGGAAATCTGATGCAGAAATCATGCGATTCACGCAAAGCTTTATGACGGAACTGAGTAGACATATCGGACCTGATATCGATGTACCTGCTGGTGATATTGGAGTTGGTGCCCGAGAAATCGGATTTTTGTTTGGACAGTACAAGCGAATCCGCGGAGGCTATGAGGCGGGTATTCTTACAGGAAAAGGACTTGGATACGGTGGAAGCTTAACTCGAACCGAGGCTACTGGATATGGCACCGTTTACTTTATGCAAGAAATGCTTAAGGAAAAAGGGCTTAGCTTTAAAGGAAGTACAGTGGTCGTATCCGGATCAGGGAATGTCTCCATCTATGCCATCGAAAAAGCGGCACAACTGGGTGCCAAGGTTGTTGCCTGCAGCGATTCTGAAGGCTATATTTTCGATTCAAACGGCCTTAACCTAGAAACCGTCAAACGTCTAAAGGAAGTTGAAAGAAAACGAATCTCAGCCTATGTAGAAGAACATCCACATGCCAAATATGTGCAAGGAAGTGACGGAATTTGGTCCATCCCATGTGACATTGCCTTGCCATGTGCCACACAAAATGAAATCAACAAAAAATCAGCGAAAATGCTGGTTGCCAATGGACTAAAGGCCGTCGGTGAAGGCGCCAATATGCCCTCTACTTCCGAAGCGATTGATGTGTTTTTGGATAACCAGATCCTCTTTGCTCCAGCGAAAGCGGCCAATGCAGGTGGCGTAGCCGTTTCCGCCTTGGAAATGGCGCAAAACAGCGCTCGATTATCCTGGACATTTGAAGAAGTCGATGCAAAATTGCAGGATATTATGACGAACATTTACAGAAACTGTGTCGAAGCTGCTGAGGACTATGGCCATCCAGGCAATCTCGTTGTAGGCGCTAATATCGCAGGCTTTAAAAAAGTAGCCGATGCCATGATTGCACAGGGCGTCATTTAGCATGCATTTCATTCTATCAGATCTTATCAAGGCCTCGCCCCTAATTATCGTATCATGTTCTGATAGGAACTTCGGAGAGTATAAAAATATATGCCAATAGTCTTTATCCAAAATTATTTCAATAACTATACAAGATAAGATGAATACAAAAAGGATGTCTCTTAAAGCCAGACATCCTTTTTGCTTGATTTATCTTCCTTAAGAATGACGCAGCTGATTGCTGTTTATGTGTTGAAATACAGATTCGCCGTGAATATTGCCCCCTACTGACCTTGGGTTTACCGCATACATACAAAAAGACGCCTTATTCCTTTGGGAACTGCGTCTTTCCTTTATACCTTACTCAATGATCACTATATTACTTATCAATAAGCATCTTTCTATCCTTAATTAATATAAAAACTTGCTATTCCTCCATGTTCTGCTGTATTTATTTCTAAATGTTTTCCATTATCAAGAGGAATGCTTATATCCATAGTTTCTGAGAAGTTTTTATTAAAGTCTTCAATGTCTTCAGATGTACCGATCATTTCTATAATGGTTTCAATAACTAGTTTTGTATCATCACTAATATCTTTAGTAATATCAACCCAAGGATCATATGTAACAGCTTCAATTCCAACTTCTGAATTGCTTACCTCGATATCTACTGAATTCTCATATTCACTATCCCATTCATCCATAGCATACTTTATACCTACTGAATAGATAGTTGTGTATCCATTATCTTCCTTGCCTAATAATTTTACATTTACGCCTTCCTTTTTATTAATCATCGCTATTAAATCATTAATCATGGATTCATTGTCTTTATAATTATCTTCCATGCTATCTATATCTATCTTAGGAGTAATGTTCATATAGCCATAGGTATCATTGTATTGCTCTTTTTCAATTTCTATATCTTTATTTTGTTCAATCTTATCGGCATTAAAATCATCGACAAGCGATTCACCCATTTTTAATTTCTCAGCTAGTTCTAGATATGATAACAAATACTTATCTGCTGTATTACCGTCATACTCTAATTTTGTGACCTCACCACTTGCTCTATTAACGTTTATGGCATAGAAATTTGTGTCACCATTGTCGCCTGGTACGTAATAGGTGTATCGGTCTGTTCCATCTCCATTATCGAGGATGTTATCGGATTCGCCTTTCATTTTTTTCATTTCAGCTTTAAATATTTCTAGCGGTGTTTTTTCTTTTTCTTCTTGCTCTTGCTTAGGCTCGGTCTTTTCACTAGCCTTACTTTCCGACCCAGCATCTGCACTACATCCAACTAATCCAATCAATAAAAGCATCGCCATAAAAATACTCATCAGTTTTTTCATTAGAAAACGCTCCTTTGGTAGATTTTTTTATATAATCGAGGTAACAATTATATAAATATAGTTTTATATATACCACAATGAAACGATTCTCCAAACCTATTATAAAGTATGGTTTAATTTGTTTTTCCCCAGAAACAATATCTACGAATAGATTTATTTAAGATGGAAAAAGTCCTTATCCCCTTGCTTTCATTTCGTTTTCATAACAGATACCATTATATGATTAATCCAGTTTTATATCTGATTAGCATAGCTAGAATAACAATTACAAACACCTCTAGTAACTAAATGGCTGTTTCTTCTTGAATCAAATTGTAGCTTTTTATAAATACAAGCAATTTGATAAAGCTGTTATTTAAATAGGTAGTAAAGTATCTAATTGAAAAGTAGAACCAAAGGGATTACTTTTCATGTGGCGAGGATTTTTCGGGTTCATAAATACATAAGCATCTGTTTGAAAATCATCACTTTTTGGGTATAAATTATTGCGTGATAATTTTTTGCTTTGTTATTAATCAACTACACAGGAGGTAGATCAATCATGATGAAAAAAATATTACAGGATAAACAAATGAAAGTGTTAGCAGTGGTTGCATTATTGGCTTTGGCATTCTTAGTATTTAAGCTCTTTACATTTGATAGATCTATTGAAGCATTGGAAGGTAAATTTGAAAAAATAACAGAATCAAATTGGAAAGTCACAGATGAATACGAAGAAGAAGAATACTATATCGTTGAATTAACAGATATTGAACATTTTACAGTATTCGATTTCGAGTTTCCGTTAAATGATGAAAATCGTGAAGAATGCGTTGGCTACAGATACAACGATGCATTGCTAACCAATCGCCAAATGGATGAATTACTAGAAACAATTGAACAACATTATGGCTGTGAATATAATTAACATTAAGCGATGCTAGGGTGGATAGCTCTCTATTGTGTGGAGGAATAATAATTGCATGAAGGGGGAAAAACTTGCTGATTGCTGTTTATCTGCTGAAATATCGAAATGCCGTGATTATAGACCACACTACTGACCATGGTTTTACCGCCTACATAAGAAAAGACGCCCGATCCCTTTAGGAACTGGCGTCTTTCCTTCATACCTTACTCATTTCCTTCAATGCAGCAGTACTCTACAGCTCTTCCGCAAATCCCAGTATGGCAATACCAATCATAACGATGGTGATAACCAGGTATTGCTGTTTGTTCAGTTTTTCTTTTAAGAATATACGAGATAATATGACAGATACGATGCTATAGGATGCGATTAATGGGGCAGAAATGACGGCATTCCCCGTCATCGCAAAGACATAGAAGAATTGACCAGCTGTTTCCAAAATGGCGGCCGTTGCCCTTACAGGCTCTTTAAGAACATTAAACCGTTGTTTTTTCACAAATTTAATATAAATAAAGCAGACAATGGCAACGATAAACCAGGTAAACTCGTAGGCTAAAAGGGCCGCATCCGCGCTCATCAACTTGAGCTCATCAAGATAAATTCCATCAGCCAACGTTCCTAGTGCATCAAAGATGGCATAAAGAATCGGGAATGTTATCGCTAATACCCCAATTTGATACTTCGGATCGACACTCACATTATCTGCCTTCAGGATAGCCGTTTGTGCCCTCTTTTCAAGCACACCCAATCCGATAACCCCGCCCGTAATCAGGACAAGTCCTGCAATTGTGAGCCAATGAACGGACTGCGGAAAGAGAATGACTAGCAAAATGGCCGTAATCGCACCGGAGGAATTTTGGACCGGGGAGGAAATCGATAATTCCAAATACCGTAAACCAAAATAGCCAATGACCATCGAACTTATGTATAAAGCAGAAACAGGTAAGTATTTAATCATATCCATCAGATTAAACGATACCTCGTTAAATAGCATGTAACCTATACCATGAATACCCATAACCAAACCAACCATGACGGAAACCTTTAAATGGCTTAGTTTATCATCGGCATCCGATCCTTTTTTATAAAACAGATCGGCACAGCCCCATGCTAAAGTAGTCAATAAGGCAAACAAAAACCACATAGCATTTAAGACTCCTTTTACATTTTTTATTTCTTCATCAAATTTTCATAATGGATTCGAAAAAATCACAGAAAATAACTATACCATATATTATTTAAAAATAACATTCTACACACTGAAAAATTTTTGAGGTAAATCGATAGTTTTCAACCTTCCAAGCAATTCGACACTTTACTATTTCATTATATTTGTTGAAGTAGATTGGTTGTTCCGGTGATGGCCTTAGCTGATTTCATCTGATGGATGAAGGCTCGATTTCATCGACATGGCCGAAAATTGATTACCCTACCAATCTTGCATTTATCGCCTATCAGCGAAAAGAAGCCTGATTCCTTTTAGGACAGGCTTCTTGTTATCAAAGATGATTCTCTATCTCTATCTACTCGTAACTGTATTCTCTGAAGGCACTCTTTCCTATACGATAAACGCAAAGTATAAAAGGAATAGCAGACAAAGCATATACATAATTGGCGAAACCTCTTTATGACGCTTTTGTGCTGCTAAACAAATCGGATAAAGAACAAACCCTAATCCAATCCCGATGGCCACACTTGACGTTAGAGGCATCATGATAATGGTTAAAAAGGATGGAATAACAATCTCTAACTTCGTCCAGTTTATTTTACGAATTTCCATGGCCATCAATGCCCCTACAATAATTAAGGCAGCTGATGTCACCTCAACCGAAATAACGTTAATAATTGGTGAAAAGAACAAAGCAACGACAAAGCAAGCGGCAATTACGACGGACGTGAAGCCAGTTTTTCCTCCGACAGCAATCCCAGCAGAAGATTCAACACTTGTAGCAGGTGTCGATGTACCTAAAACAGCGCCAATGACACCAGCAGCGGAATCAGCAAGCAATCCTTTTCCGATGTCAGGAATCTCATTATCTTTCATCATTCCTGCTTGGCTAGTTAATCCAATTAAGGCTCCAGCTGTATCAAAAAAGGCAACGATTAAAAACGTAAAGATAACGGTCAGTACTTGCGGGGTGAAAATTTCATCTAAATGGCCAAATACAACCCCAAATGTTGGTTCAATGCTTGGGATACTTCCCACAATCGAGGAAGGAATATCGATTAATCCGGCAATCATCCCAATAATCGTTGTGATTACCATTCCGTAGAAAATTCCGCCGCTGATGCCACGTACTAACATAATGATGGTCAGAATCAAACCAATAATAGCTAGCAGCGTCGTCGGTGAAGTTAAATCTCCAATAGAAACAAATGTATCTGGATTCCCGATAACGATTCCACCATTTTTTAACCCGATAAAGGTGATGAAGAATCCAATTCCAGAAGCGATAGCATATTTTAAATCTAGTGGAATGACATTAATAATCTTCTCGCGGATTTTCATTAAACTTAGCAGCATAAAAATAATTCCAGCCACAAAAACACCCGTTAATGTGACCTGCCACTCAATGCCCATGCCAATACATACCGAAAAAGTGAAGAATGAATTCAATCCCATACTAGGGGCAATGGCAATCGGGAAGTTCGCAAGTAAACCGATAAGTAATGTACCGATAATCGCCGTAAGCGCTGTTGCCGTGAACACAGCCCCTTGATCCATCCCAGATTGACTCAGGATAAGCGGATTAACGACTAATATATAGGCGATAGATAAAAAGGTCGTTATTCCTGCAAGCGTTTCCTGTTTATAGGAAGTATTCCGTTCTGTAAATCTAAAAAAGTTTTTCATGATGTAATCTCCTATTTGCTAGATTAATAATTAAAAAGAATATTTTCCCCTAAATACAAAAAAACTTTGACACTATTTGGCCAAAGCTTTCTACAAAACGGAATAAAAACATCATAAAAATATTATAATGTCCCATTCCTTGTAGACAAGCTATTTAATGGTAGCTGGTAGAAACATTCAAGCCATATTCTTGAATTTATACAAGGTATATCTATTCAATTTTAATTAGTAAAAAAATAATATGAAAATAATAACAAGCTAAATTTAAATTGTCAAATAGAATAACCTGAAATTGTTACTGTGTAAATGCAATGCTAGAATGTCATTACTCAATGAGATTTTACACTGTTTCTCCATCAACTTACTACTTTAGTAAAATAGATGGTTTCTTTACATTCAAATTTCAAAAGAGTTCATTAAAAGCACTTAAATAAAATGACCTGTATTCCCTACCACTTTTTTAAATTTTTTGATGAAATATTTGAACCCGAATGTGATATTGACACCCCAGTGGGTTTGTCACCTATCAACGAAAAGAAGCCTGATTCCATTAGGAACAGGCTTCTGGTTATCCTATTTCTAACTTGCCCCCCTCTCATATGACCAATACGAACATCTGCAATACCAAGGCCAGATGGAATGTACCATCTGGCCTTGTATTCCGGTATGATGATATTATTTTTTCTGTAAGTAGACACTCAATCAAAGGTAATTAGTTAAATCAAACCTATTCTCAGCTTCTCCCATTTCTATCTCCTCTTTGACATTCTCAACTACAATAATAGTTTTCAATCATCGATATCATATTCTTGCCAATGAATCCAATGTGTATTAGGAGTTCCTAAGTCCATTTTTTCATTGTTCGATGTAAGAAATTGTGCGAAATAATGAAATGATGGGCTTTCACTAGGAAGTGATAAGTAGTCTGGATACTCCCATTCCTCGGTCTCATAGTAATCTAATATATTAAGGGCTATATTAAATTCTTTTAGTACGCCATCCGGAGATAACCATATTCCTTTTTTGAATTCTTCATCTTGTATAAGTTCTCTTAAAGCTTGAGTTAAATAAGTTTCTTGTTTTGTAAGATTCTTGATGTCTAGATTTACATTTACATTCTGGTATTTATTTTTTAGAATGTTACCGTAAATATCCAATGACAAAAATGGTCCTTCTTCATCATTAAATAATGTTTGTATGCAAATCAACCACCCATTATTTTGTAGCTTAATTACCGAACATTTACTAGAAATATAATCCAATTCATTATATTCAAATACGGGTCTATTCATTTTACCAAATTGTTCATCTAAAACATTTAGAATATTTGTTTTTTCTTTTATTTTATCCTCCATTTAGAATATGTCCTCCTTTTCTCAAATGTTAATAGTAAACAACGGAATCGTATTTAGACCAATGTTCCCAATTTGTATTAGGATTATCTTCTTTTATAATACTGGGATCATTATTAATAATTGACGCTGTTATTAATTTAAAGAACTTCAATTGACTTGGCAGTTCTTCCATGAAATGGGGGTGCCGCCAATTTTCTGTGGTATAAAAAAGTTTATATTTTGTTGATAAATCTGCTATTTTTAATTGTTCTTCATCTGATAACCATAGTTTACTCAGACATTTTTTATTTTTTACTATTAGTCTTAAAAATGTAACCCACTCATTTTTAATTGAAACCTTGTGAACATTTTCCTCATTATTCCACCCAGGAATGATAAATAAATTTCCATCAATAGAAATAATGTTGCTATTAAATATAAAACCTTGTTCAATTTCCTCAAAGTCTCTATGTTCACCTTCATTAGAGACAAATTCAAAAGCATCCGTTAAATATAAATTGTCTTCAGTAATAATCTCATTACCAATATAATAAACGGCAATTTGAGGTCCTATTTTCGATAGACAGAAAATTTGAAAGACTACACACCAATTTTTTTCATTGTCGACAAATATGGAAAATTTACCTGAGACAAAATCAAAATTTTCATTTTCTAAAATAGGAAATTTATATTCTTTATATCTCTTGTCTAAAGTACTTAGTATCAATTGTGCTTCATTCAATTTCATTACCTTCTTCTTTTCTTTTTATTCTTAATAGCACTAGCATGCCCACCTTGTATAGCAGAACAGGATTTACAATGAGGATATAACTTTTGTTTTTGCCCCTTTTTCTTTAGGGAAGTCAGCGGTTGATGATCAGCAATCCAATTTCCAGACTTAGTTCCAGGACTTTTAACACCACACGTATGACAACCATGTTTATTACCAATTTTATTAAGTACTCTTCTTTCTTTTTTATTCAGTCTGCTACTTGTGCTTCGAGCTGGAATAGACCTTTTCGCAAATTTTCCTGGTTTTAAATATTTACTCGCTTTAGATACAAGTCGAACTTTACCTAAACCGACAGCCCCCATGGCGGCCGCTGCTGCAACACCCTTCCAACTCTTACCGGATTTATAAGCCTTATAACCATCATAAGCTGCAAATCCTACTGCCCATGCCCATTCACCATCTGGATCTATCATATTCACAGGGTTGTTATTAGCATAAGTATACCCGTTTTGTGTAAGAATATCATCATCATCACCAGGATCTGGATCTAACGAAAGGAAAACACCATGTGTTGGATGATAATATCTCGCCATGAGATAATACATACCAGTTTCGCGGTCAAATTGATATCCTGCATATCGATATGGATTATCTGCAACAGAGTTGTCCTCTTCCACAGTCAATGGATTACCCCAAGCATCATATTGATAGCTTGCAACCATTTCACCTTGCTGGTTCGTTAAGGCAATGACATCACCGTGGGCATTGTAATGATAGAAATATTTAGCACTACCCTTTCTCATAGAAAGCAATTGTGCAGATTCTGAGTAAACATATGACCGGACAATCTCATTATTACCATTTGTTTCATACAAGACATTTAGGCTGTCGCCATCATAATAATAATTGGTAACCTCCGAATTCACAACCTTCTGAATTCTACGCCCATCTTCATCATATTTATAGGTAACAAATGGTGATGTTTCACCCACTTTGTTAATGGCAACCAATTGGTCTTTTGCATTCCATGTATAACGATATTGCCCGTCCTGAGTCCGGTTTCCATTCGCATCATAAGTAATGGATTCCTGGCCGAACTTAATCAGTTGGTTTGCCTGATTATACTCACTTGTGATACTTGTCGTTTGTCCATTAGTCGTTTTCTTGACAAGTGTACGGTTCCCAAAAGCATCATACGAATAGTCAAATTGAGTACCCTCACGCAATACTTCTTTTTCAAGCTGGTCTAGCTTTCCATATTTGTACGTAATGGTGTCACCGTTTTGATATTTAATTTGTGTCCTATTCCCATTTTCATCATATGAGTGGGTTTCATCCAGTACATCGTTCCCATTAGCGAGTCCAACCACTAACTGCGATACTAAACCGCGATCATCATATTTGAATGAGGCACCTGCACCATTTCCAGTTGTGAAGGTTTTAATGTTTCCACGCTCACCATAATCAAATCGATAATCAACTTGTCCATCATTCACTAGAATATTTTGATCCAGCTCATTATACTGATAGGTGTTTTTAACTACATTGCTTCCGATCGTCAATATAAATTCATTTAGCTTATCAGAGGTAGATGAATACTTCCATTCCTGAGTTGCGCCTGCGTCTGTCTGCTTCGTTACGCGATTGGATGTATCATATACTCTATCCTTCGTTCGATTCTCTTTACTGTACACAACCGATAATTCATTTCCATTCTTATCGTAGGTGTACTCATATACTAATTCATCGTTGATTTTTTCATTCTTAATTCGGTCCGTTCCATCGTAAGTCCAAGATAATGTTTGGTTATTAGGCAATACCGTTTTAACCTTGTTGCCATTAGCATCATATTCATTTTTTGTTACTTCATTGAGAGGTCCTGTTGTTTCAATCAGGTCTCCATTAGCATCATATTGATACGTAAATTCCTGAGTAGTTCCCTCGGAAGGCACAATTTTTTTGGACGTCATATTCCCATTTTTATCATATTCATATTGAATGCTTGTGCCGGTGCTAAGTGTTAATTTCTTAAGCTGATTGGATGAATCATATTGGTATACTTTTACCTCACCTTTGGCATCCGTTTCGGTTAGTTTATTTCCATAACTGTCATATGAGCTCTTTTCTTTATTACCAAGTTCATCTTCGCTCTCTGTAACATAGTTTCCTGCTTGGTCGTATTTGTTCTTTGTAATGACAAAACCTTTTATGACTCTCAAATCATCAAACCAAACTGTTCCTGTATAATTTCCTTTGAATACTGTTAAGATATCAATCTTAGTTATTGGTTTGTCAGCAGGAATATTAACGGCTGTTCGGTTCCACTCCTGAGTCCCAATTGGGAAAGCAGAAATGTATTCTTTTGACGTACCATCTGCATAAAATACTTTTCCAACAATGGAATAATCCCGCTCCGTTACTGTCCCTTTCTTCGTAACATTATCAGCCTTGCTTAAACCTGTTAATGTTAAATGTAATGGCGTATCAGAAGCACTTTGTCCAACATTAATCGTTTGTTTGTACTCACTGGCCGCCTGTGTTTGAGATGTTCTTGAGACCTTTAAGGATGAGCTATCGTCAAATCCGTTACTGGAATCAAGTGCTCCACCAGAACCTGTCCAGCTTGTTAAACTTTTAAAGCTACTATTAATGACCGGGTTAAAGCTAGATGATACCTCTGCCTTTTCCAATTGAATCGTATCGAACCATGCCGTGCCTGAAGCACTTGCGTCTGAATGTTCAACTTCTAAATAGATGCGCACTTTAGCTGTTTTTGCTGGTGTTTTAAATGAGAATTGGCGCTCAGTCCATGTTCTGTTCCCAGTAATTTGGCTATAGCGGTTATCACCCCATGCAATTCTTTTATTCTCAGAATCAAGGAATTCAACATTAAAGAAGGCATAGGCTTTTGTTAAATCCGTTTTGATAACGCCACTAAGAGAATATTGCGTATTCTCTTCAACTGGCACCTCTTGTGTGGACGCAATATAACCTTTTGAAGAACTAGTTGGTTGTATAGTCATTTTTATTGATTTATTACCAGTAATGCCGTGATAGGTCTTCGTATTTGAATCAACAGAAATACTACCCGAATCATTTGATTTTTTTTCGGTCCAGCCAGTTAAATCACTCTCAAAATTATTATTTGCTAAGAGATTTGAAGCTGTTCCTAAAGAGTAACTTGACTCTATTAAGTTCCCATTACTATTACCATTGGTATCCTTTTGATACTTTGCAATCGATGATGTTTTTCCGGTCTGATCGGTCTCAGAGACGGCATCCAAGCCTTCATAAGCGATTGTTGTTTGATCTCCTTCTGTATCAACAACAGAAGTAACATCATTGTTGCTATTATATTCATATGT
This genomic window from Pradoshia eiseniae contains:
- a CDS encoding DUF7003 family protein; this translates as MEDKIKEKTNILNVLDEQFGKMNRPVFEYNELDYISSKCSVIKLQNNGWLICIQTLFNDEEGPFLSLDIYGNILKNKYQNVNVNLDIKNLTKQETYLTQALRELIQDEEFKKGIWLSPDGVLKEFNIALNILDYYETEEWEYPDYLSLPSESPSFHYFAQFLTSNNEKMDLGTPNTHWIHWQEYDIDD
- a CDS encoding DUF7003 family protein; this encodes MNEAQLILSTLDKRYKEYKFPILENENFDFVSGKFSIFVDNEKNWCVVFQIFCLSKIGPQIAVYYIGNEIITEDNLYLTDAFEFVSNEGEHRDFEEIEQGFIFNSNIISIDGNLFIIPGWNNEENVHKVSIKNEWVTFLRLIVKNKKCLSKLWLSDEEQLKIADLSTKYKLFYTTENWRHPHFMEELPSQLKFFKLITASIINNDPSIIKEDNPNTNWEHWSKYDSVVYY